A window of Tautonia plasticadhaerens contains these coding sequences:
- a CDS encoding nucleotide sugar dehydrogenase produces the protein MANQDFPYDVCIVGGCGHVGLPLAITFASKGLKVNVFDINEKAVETVRSGRMPFLENGAEEVLRRVVGKTLEVGTDPALASRAEHVVVVIGTPVDEHLNPTFHTMRRFFQGLIPHLRAGQTVILRSTVFPGTTEKIRDLIASENPDVHVAFCPERVAEGKAMEELVVLPQIVSGCDEHAIEAASRLFGTIAHSLIRLTPQEAELTKIFANVWRYIQFAAANQFFMIAADHGLDFYRVFDALTRDYPRMSGLPRSGFAAGPCLFKDTMQLSAAYNNNFALGHAAMLVNEGLPNFLVRHAKQRFDLSKMTVGLLGMAFKAESDDPRESLSYKLRKLLEYEAGAVLCSDEYIKDPGFLPAEEVVSRADLLFVGVPHRRYRGLEIPAETPIVDVWNLYGRGAFPG, from the coding sequence ATGGCCAACCAGGACTTCCCCTACGACGTGTGTATCGTCGGCGGCTGCGGGCATGTGGGCCTGCCGCTGGCGATCACGTTCGCCTCGAAGGGGCTGAAGGTCAACGTCTTCGACATCAACGAGAAGGCCGTCGAGACGGTCCGGTCGGGTCGGATGCCCTTCCTGGAGAACGGCGCCGAGGAGGTGCTCCGCCGGGTCGTCGGCAAGACGCTGGAGGTGGGGACGGACCCGGCCCTGGCCTCGCGGGCCGAGCACGTGGTGGTGGTCATCGGCACGCCGGTCGACGAGCACCTCAACCCGACCTTCCACACGATGCGGCGGTTCTTCCAGGGGCTGATCCCGCACCTGAGGGCCGGCCAGACGGTGATCCTCCGCAGCACGGTCTTCCCCGGGACGACGGAGAAGATCCGGGATCTGATCGCCTCGGAGAACCCGGACGTCCACGTCGCCTTCTGCCCCGAGCGGGTGGCCGAGGGGAAGGCGATGGAGGAGCTGGTGGTGCTGCCCCAGATCGTCTCCGGCTGCGACGAGCACGCCATCGAGGCGGCCTCCAGGCTGTTCGGGACGATCGCACACTCGCTGATCCGCCTGACGCCCCAGGAGGCGGAGCTGACGAAGATCTTCGCCAACGTCTGGCGGTACATCCAGTTCGCGGCGGCCAACCAGTTCTTCATGATCGCCGCCGACCACGGGCTCGACTTCTACCGGGTCTTCGACGCGCTGACGCGGGACTACCCCCGGATGTCGGGCCTGCCCCGCAGCGGGTTCGCCGCCGGCCCTTGCCTGTTCAAGGACACGATGCAGCTCTCGGCGGCCTACAACAACAACTTCGCCCTGGGCCACGCGGCGATGCTGGTCAACGAGGGGCTGCCCAACTTCCTGGTCCGGCATGCCAAGCAGCGGTTCGACCTCTCGAAGATGACCGTCGGGCTGCTGGGCATGGCCTTCAAGGCCGAGAGCGACGACCCCCGGGAGTCGCTCTCCTACAAGCTCCGCAAGCTGCTGGAGTACGAGGCCGGGGCCGTGCTCTGCAGCGACGAGTACATCAAGGACCCGGGCTTCCTGCCGGCCGAGGAGGTGGTGAGCCGGGCCGACCTGCTGTTCGTCGGCGTGCCGCACCGGCGGTACCGGGGCCTGGAGATCCCGGCCGAGACGCCCATCGTCGACGTCTGGAACCTCTACGGCCGGGGTGCGTTTCCGGGCTGA
- a CDS encoding NAD-dependent epimerase/dehydratase family protein: MKILVTGAAGFIAGYLVEELLEAGHEVIGLDNYSKYGPIEHAYDHHERYTLARGDAKDVGLLKDLLSGCDHFVAGAAIIGGISLFHEKAYDLIAENERITAAAFDAAIAAFDGGEGRLRKITVVSSSMVFESCDEFPTPEGAERRCPPPGSTYGFQKLATEYFAQGAREQYKLPYTIVRPFNCVGIGEKRALGDHEIMSGNVKLAMSHVVPDIVQKVLKGQDPLHILGDGRQVRHYTYGGDLARGIRIAVEHPGATNEDFNLSTAESTTVLELAELVWKKIRGDEPFRYVSDAPFPHDVQRRVPDVSKARRVLGFEATTTLSTSLDEIIPWIDQQIKAGGI; the protein is encoded by the coding sequence ATGAAGATCCTGGTCACCGGCGCCGCCGGTTTCATCGCCGGCTATCTCGTGGAGGAGTTGCTCGAGGCCGGCCACGAGGTGATCGGCCTGGACAACTATTCCAAGTACGGGCCGATCGAGCACGCCTACGACCACCACGAGCGCTATACCCTGGCCAGGGGAGACGCGAAGGACGTCGGGCTCCTGAAGGACCTGCTCTCGGGCTGCGACCACTTCGTGGCGGGGGCGGCGATCATCGGCGGCATCTCGCTGTTCCACGAGAAGGCGTACGACCTGATCGCCGAGAACGAGCGGATCACCGCCGCGGCCTTCGACGCGGCCATCGCCGCCTTCGACGGCGGCGAGGGGCGGCTGAGGAAGATCACCGTGGTCAGCTCGTCGATGGTCTTCGAGAGCTGCGACGAGTTCCCCACGCCCGAGGGGGCCGAGCGGCGCTGCCCGCCGCCTGGATCGACCTACGGCTTCCAGAAGCTGGCCACCGAGTACTTCGCCCAGGGTGCCCGGGAACAATACAAGCTGCCCTACACGATCGTCCGGCCGTTCAACTGCGTCGGGATCGGCGAGAAGCGGGCCCTGGGCGATCACGAGATCATGTCGGGCAACGTGAAGCTGGCGATGAGCCACGTGGTGCCGGACATCGTCCAGAAGGTGCTCAAGGGGCAGGACCCGCTGCACATCCTCGGCGACGGCCGCCAGGTGAGGCACTACACGTATGGCGGCGACCTCGCCCGGGGCATCCGGATCGCCGTCGAGCACCCGGGCGCGACCAACGAGGATTTCAACCTCTCGACGGCCGAGTCGACCACCGTGCTCGAGCTGGCCGAGCTCGTCTGGAAGAAGATCCGGGGCGACGAGCCGTTCCGCTACGTCAGCGACGCCCCCTTCCCGCACGACGTTCAACGTCGGGTGCCCGACGTAAGCAAGGCCAGGCGCGTGCTCGGCTTCGAGGCCACCACCACCCTCTCGACCTCTCTCGACGAGATCATCCCGTGGATCGATCAGCAAATCAAGGCGGGCGGGATCTGA
- a CDS encoding class I SAM-dependent methyltransferase produces MDRSANQGGRDLTVAEWPPPTPPGRGTLEGGLDRLYAGRFSDRDRREKLRLWEILCRSFFDRYVPSEGAVLDVGAGYCDFVNHIRAARRLAVDLNPDTARAAAPGVEVHQHPLERLDEVIEPDSIDLAFASNVFEHLRGPDALLQVLAALKAVLKPGGRLMIMQPNARLVGGSFWDFFDHTLPLSEKGMSEALGFAGYEVVECRARFMPYTTKSRLPKAPSLVRLYLALPPAQWAFGKQMLVVARKPTSGA; encoded by the coding sequence GTGGATCGATCAGCAAATCAAGGCGGGCGGGATCTGACCGTGGCCGAGTGGCCGCCCCCCACCCCGCCGGGCCGCGGCACGCTGGAAGGCGGGCTGGACCGGCTCTATGCCGGCCGATTCAGCGACCGGGACCGTCGGGAGAAGCTCCGGCTCTGGGAGATCCTCTGCCGGTCGTTCTTCGACCGCTACGTGCCGAGCGAGGGCGCGGTGCTCGACGTGGGTGCCGGCTACTGCGACTTCGTCAACCACATCCGGGCCGCCCGCCGCCTGGCGGTGGACCTCAACCCCGACACGGCCCGGGCCGCCGCCCCCGGCGTGGAGGTGCACCAGCATCCCCTGGAGCGGCTCGACGAGGTGATCGAGCCCGACTCGATCGACCTGGCCTTCGCCAGCAACGTCTTCGAGCACCTGAGGGGGCCCGACGCGCTGCTCCAGGTGCTGGCGGCGTTGAAGGCGGTGCTCAAGCCCGGCGGCCGGCTGATGATCATGCAGCCCAACGCCCGGCTGGTGGGCGGCTCGTTCTGGGACTTCTTCGACCACACCCTGCCCCTGAGCGAGAAGGGGATGAGCGAGGCGCTGGGCTTCGCCGGCTATGAGGTCGTCGAGTGCCGGGCCCGGTTCATGCCCTACACCACCAAGAGCCGACTGCCCAAGGCCCCGTCGCTGGTGAGGCTGTACCTGGCGCTGCCGCCGGCCCAGTGGGCCTTCGGCAAGCAGATGCTCGTCGTCGCCCGCAAGCCGACGTCGGGAGCCTGA
- a CDS encoding glycosyltransferase, whose protein sequence is MPDDLPQPDAEIDFVMPVYNEGANIERALEEIDQQVEIPKRVLVVYDFDGDDTLPVLRRLAPRYPWVEAVKNDLGKGVLNAIRAGIAATRAEVVIITMADLSDDLRVVPRMVELIRDEGHDIVAASRYMKGGRQIGGPLLKKTMSRVAGVSLYWLGALPIHDATNAFRAYRRRVLLDFPIESRGGFAYSLEITAKAHAAGRKLGEVPSTWRDRSAGESRFRLRAWLPHYLKWYGYALTHRPPRRARVADRAGST, encoded by the coding sequence ATGCCCGACGACCTCCCGCAGCCCGACGCCGAGATCGACTTCGTGATGCCGGTCTACAACGAGGGGGCGAACATCGAACGCGCCCTGGAGGAGATCGATCAACAGGTCGAAATCCCCAAGCGTGTGCTGGTCGTGTATGATTTCGACGGGGACGACACCCTGCCGGTGCTCCGCCGGCTGGCGCCGAGGTATCCCTGGGTCGAGGCCGTGAAGAACGACCTGGGCAAGGGCGTGCTCAACGCGATCCGGGCGGGGATCGCGGCGACGAGGGCCGAGGTGGTGATCATCACCATGGCCGACCTCTCCGACGACCTCCGGGTGGTGCCCCGGATGGTGGAGCTGATCCGGGACGAGGGGCATGACATCGTCGCCGCCTCGCGCTACATGAAGGGCGGGCGCCAGATCGGCGGGCCGCTCTTGAAGAAGACGATGTCGAGGGTGGCCGGGGTGAGCCTCTACTGGCTCGGCGCCCTGCCGATCCACGACGCCACCAACGCCTTCCGGGCCTATCGCCGCCGGGTCCTGCTCGACTTCCCGATCGAGAGCCGGGGCGGGTTCGCCTACTCCCTGGAGATCACCGCCAAGGCCCACGCCGCCGGCCGGAAGCTGGGGGAGGTCCCCTCGACCTGGCGGGACCGGTCGGCCGGGGAGTCTCGCTTCCGGCTCCGGGCCTGGCTGCCGCACTACCTCAAGTGGTACGGCTACGCCCTCACCCACCGGCCCCCCCGCCGGGCCCGGGTCGCCGATCGGGCGGGCTCGACCTGA
- a CDS encoding leucine-rich repeat domain-containing protein yields MNRTPTALAPWWLALVPALLLVTIPAPFGPSAASAQDEEKEEGEGSEEKKAEEPAPDPDSPEALKAKVAELQKRVAELELQVAIMDLEKLGAGVAVEGPDDGPKTTRVTLPKLWSGDAEALEKLKALPEVNVVYVDNPEFNDEAAAKLKEFPKISSLTIMSPALTGASLEHLKQIPSLGMLFLTGTAVGDEGLASLKDLPELKELSLSRTKVTDAGLATLAELPQLRTLYLIGTEVSDEAVAKLQEAKPEARIVR; encoded by the coding sequence ATGAACCGCACCCCGACCGCCCTCGCCCCGTGGTGGCTGGCCCTCGTGCCCGCGCTGCTGCTGGTGACGATCCCCGCACCGTTCGGCCCGTCGGCGGCCTCGGCCCAGGACGAGGAGAAGGAGGAGGGCGAGGGGTCGGAGGAGAAAAAGGCCGAGGAGCCCGCGCCCGATCCCGACTCGCCCGAGGCCCTCAAGGCGAAGGTGGCCGAGCTGCAGAAGCGGGTCGCAGAGCTGGAGCTGCAGGTGGCGATCATGGACCTGGAGAAGCTCGGCGCCGGGGTGGCGGTCGAGGGCCCCGACGACGGCCCGAAGACCACCCGGGTCACCCTGCCGAAGCTCTGGAGCGGCGACGCCGAGGCGCTGGAGAAGCTCAAGGCGCTGCCCGAGGTGAACGTCGTCTACGTGGACAACCCCGAGTTCAACGACGAGGCCGCCGCCAAGCTCAAGGAGTTCCCGAAGATTTCCTCGCTGACGATCATGTCCCCCGCCCTGACCGGGGCATCTTTGGAGCACCTGAAGCAGATCCCGTCGCTCGGCATGCTCTTCCTCACCGGCACCGCCGTGGGGGACGAGGGCCTGGCGAGCCTGAAGGACCTGCCCGAGCTGAAGGAACTCTCCCTGAGCCGGACGAAGGTCACCGACGCCGGGCTCGCCACCCTGGCCGAGCTCCCCCAGCTCCGCACCCTCTACCTCATCGGCACCGAGGTCAGCGACGAGGCCGTGGCGAAGCTCCAGGAGGCCAAGCCCGAGGCCCGGATCGTCCGCTGA
- a CDS encoding DUF434 domain-containing protein, translating to MPDSRSHRGPDPRDEALFAPGAIPPMRGAVADLSWLLGRGYAEASSLKLVGDRHRLAERQRKAVMRSSCADDRLADRLRRRLGPGTLRGRPLRIDGFNVLTTVEAALGGAVVIRGRDGSLRDIAGMHGTYRRVEETRPAIARIGEALAGLGVGPCCWLLDRPVSNSGRLRGILLDFAAEAGLDWTAELPFDPDAELAARPGGPDDGAVVASADSQVLDHCGPWFPLAAFVVERAVPGARLVDLSDTSTPARPSLAEGRPGQ from the coding sequence ATGCCCGACTCCCGATCCCACCGAGGGCCCGATCCCCGGGACGAAGCCCTCTTCGCCCCGGGTGCGATCCCCCCGATGCGAGGGGCCGTGGCGGATCTCTCCTGGCTGCTCGGGAGGGGATATGCCGAGGCGTCGAGCCTGAAGCTGGTCGGCGATCGCCACCGGCTGGCCGAGCGTCAGCGGAAGGCCGTGATGCGGTCGAGCTGCGCCGACGACCGGCTCGCCGATCGCCTCCGGCGACGCCTGGGGCCCGGCACGCTGCGGGGCCGGCCCCTGCGGATCGACGGGTTCAACGTGCTGACGACCGTGGAGGCGGCGCTCGGCGGGGCGGTGGTGATCCGGGGCCGGGACGGGTCGCTCCGGGACATCGCCGGGATGCACGGGACCTATCGACGCGTCGAGGAGACCCGGCCGGCGATCGCCCGGATCGGCGAGGCCCTGGCCGGGCTGGGGGTCGGCCCCTGCTGCTGGCTGCTCGACCGCCCGGTCTCCAACAGCGGCCGGCTCCGGGGGATCCTCCTCGACTTCGCGGCCGAGGCCGGCCTCGACTGGACCGCGGAACTCCCCTTCGACCCCGACGCCGAGCTGGCCGCCCGGCCGGGCGGGCCCGACGACGGGGCGGTCGTCGCCTCGGCCGACTCCCAGGTGCTGGATCACTGCGGCCCCTGGTTCCCCCTGGCCGCGTTCGTGGTCGAGCGAGCCGTGCCGGGAGCCCGCCTGGTCGACCTCTCCGACACCTCGACGCCGGCCCGGCCGTCGCTTGCGGAGGGGAGACCGGGCCAGTAG
- a CDS encoding class I SAM-dependent methyltransferase, with protein MAESDEIPPYQNALGAFHDAFADELKAMVDTLPIRDGDRVLDLACGDGRFSRWLADRVGPGGFVVALDLRPSYLELARGTVSAGPGADRVAFVSADAFRPPLPDGAFDLAWCAQSLRSLPDAVGLLRGMARLVRPGGKVAVLEEDAMHHLILPWPEDLELAVRRAELEALADSIQLPRSYYAGRRLPRIAAEAGLEDVSVWTRAIDRTAPLSGAERAFLRLELAALRERSADRLDPDELAVFDRLALPDSDAYLPDRPDFALTCIERLVVGTVPS; from the coding sequence ATGGCCGAATCGGACGAGATCCCTCCCTATCAAAACGCACTCGGGGCGTTCCACGACGCATTTGCCGACGAGTTGAAGGCGATGGTCGACACCCTGCCGATCCGGGACGGCGACCGGGTGCTCGACCTGGCCTGCGGCGACGGCCGATTCTCCCGATGGCTGGCCGACCGGGTCGGGCCGGGGGGGTTCGTGGTGGCGCTGGACCTGAGGCCGAGCTACCTGGAGCTGGCCCGGGGGACGGTCTCCGCGGGCCCGGGGGCCGACCGGGTCGCGTTCGTCTCGGCCGACGCCTTCCGCCCCCCCCTGCCCGACGGGGCGTTCGACCTGGCGTGGTGCGCCCAGAGCCTCAGGAGCCTGCCCGACGCCGTCGGCCTGCTCCGGGGCATGGCCCGGCTGGTCCGCCCGGGGGGCAAGGTCGCGGTCCTGGAGGAGGACGCGATGCACCACCTGATCCTCCCCTGGCCCGAGGACCTGGAGCTGGCCGTCCGGCGCGCCGAGCTGGAGGCGCTGGCCGACTCCATACAACTGCCCCGCAGCTACTACGCCGGCCGACGCCTGCCGCGGATCGCCGCCGAGGCCGGGCTGGAGGACGTCTCTGTCTGGACCCGGGCGATCGACCGCACCGCCCCGCTGTCCGGGGCCGAGCGGGCCTTCCTCCGCCTGGAGCTGGCCGCCCTCCGGGAGCGGTCGGCCGATCGACTCGACCCCGACGAGCTGGCCGTCTTCGACCGCCTCGCCCTACCCGATTCCGACGCCTACCTGCCCGACCGCCCCGACTTCGCCCTGACCTGCATCGAACGCCTGGTCGTGGGCACCGTCCCCTCCTGA
- a CDS encoding DUF362 domain-containing protein: protein MRDGHPCGGMRRRRFLAGAAAAASAMPMLGATPAPSSSRSARQDDGAAPAEPDGRLGVPGPYPGRVIEARNPGMIRGGEKDRDAIRATLSRGLTELTGADDAVEAWRRFFEPGDVVGIKVVPNGHPQHPTSPELILEVIEGLEAAGVKRKDMVVFDRYESEFLDAGYQDILPDGVAFGGLTAKEGDPSQLKLEFEGGEGISGYDPDEFVEMNLVSSGHDPKDDRAYRSHLGLLVTRRLNKVVCLPCLKDHGASGVTGCLKNMSHGFVNNVERSHSSPWANATNTFIPSIVRHPIIREKCVLQILDGIRGIWQGGPFGRSPEYAWDYNALLVGTDPVAIDHVEWDIIDAKRQERGVPGVGAVGRLAADPFDREGFDVRQPQHIALAGNLGLGYFDYRSPLGRRKSIDHRVVQVG from the coding sequence ATGAGAGACGGACACCCCTGCGGCGGGATGAGGCGTCGGCGGTTCCTGGCGGGGGCCGCGGCGGCGGCCTCGGCGATGCCGATGCTGGGGGCGACGCCGGCCCCCTCCTCGAGCCGATCGGCCCGGCAGGACGACGGCGCGGCCCCCGCCGAGCCCGACGGCCGCCTCGGCGTGCCGGGGCCCTACCCCGGCCGGGTGATCGAGGCCCGCAACCCGGGCATGATCCGGGGCGGCGAGAAGGACCGGGACGCCATCCGGGCAACCCTAAGCCGGGGCCTGACCGAGCTGACCGGAGCCGACGACGCCGTGGAGGCCTGGCGACGCTTCTTCGAGCCCGGCGACGTGGTCGGCATCAAGGTCGTGCCCAACGGCCACCCCCAGCACCCGACCTCCCCCGAGCTGATCCTGGAGGTCATCGAGGGGCTGGAGGCCGCGGGCGTCAAGCGCAAGGACATGGTCGTCTTCGACCGGTATGAATCCGAGTTCCTCGACGCCGGCTACCAGGACATCCTGCCCGACGGCGTCGCCTTCGGCGGCCTGACGGCGAAGGAGGGGGACCCCTCGCAGTTGAAGCTGGAGTTCGAGGGGGGGGAGGGGATCTCGGGGTACGACCCGGACGAGTTCGTCGAGATGAACCTCGTCAGTTCCGGCCACGACCCGAAGGACGACCGCGCCTATCGGTCCCACCTGGGCCTGCTGGTGACCCGACGGCTGAACAAGGTGGTCTGCCTGCCCTGCCTGAAGGACCACGGGGCCTCGGGAGTGACCGGCTGCCTGAAGAACATGAGCCACGGCTTCGTGAACAACGTGGAGCGGTCGCACTCCTCCCCCTGGGCGAACGCGACGAACACGTTCATCCCGTCGATCGTGCGGCACCCGATCATCCGGGAGAAGTGCGTGTTGCAGATCCTGGACGGCATCCGGGGCATCTGGCAGGGCGGCCCGTTCGGCCGCAGCCCGGAATACGCCTGGGATTACAACGCGCTGCTCGTCGGCACGGACCCGGTGGCGATCGACCACGTGGAGTGGGACATCATCGACGCCAAGCGGCAGGAGAGGGGCGTGCCCGGCGTCGGCGCCGTCGGCCGGCTGGCCGCCGACCCGTTCGACCGCGAGGGGTTCGACGTCCGGCAGCCGCAGCACATCGCCCTGGCCGGGAACCTGGGCCTGGGGTATTTCGACTACCGCTCCCCGCTGGGGAGGCGGAAGTCGATCGACCACCGGGTCGTCCAGGTCGGCTGA
- a CDS encoding PatA/PatG family cyanobactin maturation protease yields the protein MRRFPADDCGALLAALAPLGEIWCETRGDPGVCVAVLDGPVDRSHPCLHGAYLSEVELIPGRPAVGNAAGGHGTRIASLIFGRHGGPACGLAPGCRGVLIPIYGPGPAAPASCSQGDLARALDLAVASGATVINVSGGQRVEAGAADPALARSVRGCADAGVLIVAAAGNDGCDCIHTPAGEPSVLAVGASSLDGRPLAFSNWGDGYLHNGILAIGEGLPVAEPGGLVSRSGGTSDAAAVVSGVAALLLSLLIRRGEPADPLRVRQVILETSTPCDPSAAPGGCRASLRGHLNLGAALARLAPRRRPARLPPAIASPPVARGGGTGPRGGPPSATPPGGSGLPGIVPLGTEVIPDLPANTESNMNQSAQHAASEGRVDESPADPPPSIIPPVEGGGEAPRGPAWEGAGGLGPPVGMRPTAPVGVSPSACGCSTGPAPAPGPGPVYALGQIGYDFGSEARRDSLLQQSGRNLLDPTTLVDYLGRDRFAAEAITWTLGLEGSTAYALRPAGAFAADGYARMVEFLRGQLEEGVERVSIPGVLSGSARLLNGQEVPVIAPELRGMFSWSTPALVREVLGDPGAGEGKRTADEAQAGAVANFLDRVYYEIRNLGIQPRDRAINYAATNAFELRFVYSDSLKDDLRLDRIDVERSPSSRPGSDCWDVNLTFFHPTRRQDVARRVYRLTVDVSDVLPVTIGKVRRWEVY from the coding sequence ATGAGGAGATTCCCCGCCGACGATTGCGGCGCGTTGCTCGCCGCGCTCGCCCCCCTGGGGGAAATCTGGTGCGAGACGCGCGGCGACCCCGGCGTCTGCGTGGCCGTCCTCGACGGCCCGGTCGACCGATCGCACCCCTGTTTGCACGGCGCGTATTTAAGCGAAGTCGAGCTGATCCCCGGGCGCCCGGCGGTGGGGAATGCGGCCGGGGGGCATGGGACCCGGATCGCCAGCCTGATCTTCGGCCGGCACGGGGGGCCGGCCTGCGGCCTGGCCCCGGGCTGCCGGGGCGTCCTCATCCCGATCTACGGCCCCGGGCCCGCCGCCCCGGCGTCCTGCTCGCAGGGCGACCTCGCCCGGGCCCTCGACCTCGCGGTGGCCTCCGGGGCGACGGTCATCAACGTCAGCGGCGGCCAGCGGGTGGAGGCCGGGGCGGCGGACCCCGCGCTGGCCCGGTCGGTCCGGGGGTGTGCCGACGCCGGGGTGCTGATCGTCGCGGCGGCCGGCAACGACGGCTGCGACTGCATCCACACCCCGGCCGGCGAGCCCTCGGTGCTGGCCGTGGGGGCGTCGTCCCTCGACGGCCGGCCGCTCGCCTTCAGCAACTGGGGCGACGGCTACCTGCACAACGGGATCCTGGCCATCGGGGAGGGGCTGCCGGTGGCCGAGCCCGGCGGGCTCGTCTCCCGGTCCGGGGGGACCAGCGACGCGGCCGCGGTGGTCTCGGGGGTCGCGGCGCTGCTGCTGAGCCTGCTGATCCGCCGGGGGGAGCCGGCCGACCCGCTGCGGGTCCGCCAGGTGATCCTGGAGACGTCGACGCCGTGCGACCCGTCGGCCGCCCCGGGAGGCTGCCGGGCCTCCCTCCGCGGGCACCTCAACCTGGGGGCGGCCCTGGCCAGGCTGGCACCCCGGCGGCGGCCCGCCCGGCTCCCCCCGGCGATCGCGAGCCCCCCGGTCGCCCGAGGCGGGGGGACGGGGCCCCGGGGCGGGCCGCCGTCGGCCACGCCCCCGGGGGGCTCGGGGCTCCCCGGCATCGTCCCCCTCGGGACGGAAGTCATCCCGGATCTCCCAGCGAACACGGAGAGCAACATGAACCAGTCCGCGCAGCACGCCGCTTCGGAGGGCCGGGTCGACGAGAGTCCGGCCGATCCCCCGCCGTCGATCATCCCTCCCGTCGAGGGCGGCGGGGAGGCCCCCCGGGGCCCGGCCTGGGAGGGGGCCGGTGGCCTGGGGCCGCCGGTCGGGATGCGGCCGACGGCCCCGGTCGGCGTCTCCCCCTCGGCCTGCGGCTGCTCGACAGGGCCGGCACCGGCACCGGGTCCGGGTCCGGTCTACGCGCTCGGGCAGATCGGCTACGACTTCGGCTCGGAGGCCCGCCGCGACTCCCTGCTCCAGCAGTCCGGACGGAACCTGCTGGACCCGACGACCCTGGTCGACTACCTGGGCCGGGACCGCTTCGCGGCGGAGGCGATCACCTGGACCCTGGGCCTGGAGGGCTCGACCGCCTACGCCCTCCGCCCGGCCGGGGCGTTCGCCGCCGACGGATACGCGAGGATGGTCGAGTTCCTCCGGGGGCAGCTCGAGGAGGGCGTCGAGCGCGTGTCGATCCCGGGCGTGCTCTCCGGGTCGGCCCGGCTGCTCAACGGCCAGGAGGTCCCGGTCATCGCCCCCGAGCTGCGCGGGATGTTCAGCTGGTCGACCCCCGCCCTCGTCCGGGAGGTCCTGGGCGACCCCGGGGCGGGCGAGGGGAAACGGACGGCCGACGAGGCCCAGGCCGGGGCGGTCGCCAACTTCCTGGACCGCGTCTATTACGAGATCCGCAACCTCGGCATCCAGCCGAGGGACCGCGCCATCAACTACGCCGCGACCAACGCCTTCGAGCTGCGATTCGTCTACTCCGACTCCCTGAAGGACGACCTGAGGCTCGACCGCATCGACGTCGAGCGGAGCCCGTCGTCCCGCCCGGGGTCGGACTGCTGGGACGTCAACCTGACGTTCTTCCACCCGACGCGCCGCCAGGACGTGGCGCGGCGGGTGTACCGCCTGACGGTCGACGTCAGCGACGTGCTTCCCGTGACGATCGGCAAGGTCCGCCGATGGGAAGTGTACTGA